Proteins from a single region of Pseudomonas phenolilytica:
- a CDS encoding ammonium transporter, which translates to MTLRKFAGLGALLSLLSPGLALAQDATLDSGDTAWMLTATALVLFMTIPGLALFYGGMVRSKNILSVMMQCFAITGLMSVLWMVYGYSLAFDTTGMEAGVTNFSSFVGGLERAFLSGLTVDSLVGAFPESVFITFQMTFAIITPALIVGAFAERMKFSAMLIFMTVWFTLVYAPIAHMVWGGDGGLMWDWGVLDFAGGTVVHINAGIAGLVACVVLGKRKGFPVTPMAPHNLGLTLMGAAMLWIGWFGFNAGSAAAANGTAGMAMLVTQIATAAAALSWMFAEWITHGKPSALGIASGVVAGLVAITPAAGTAGPMGALIIGLASGVICFFCATSLKRKLGYDDSLDAFGVHGVGGIVGALLTGVFAAPALGGFGEVENIALQLWIQFKGVLFTVVYTTIVTFVILKVIDAVMGLRVNDEEETVGLDLSLHNERGYNL; encoded by the coding sequence ATGACTCTGCGCAAATTCGCAGGGCTAGGAGCCCTATTGTCCCTGCTAAGCCCCGGCCTCGCGCTGGCACAGGACGCGACGCTGGATTCAGGCGATACGGCATGGATGCTCACCGCCACCGCGCTGGTGCTGTTCATGACGATCCCTGGCCTGGCACTGTTCTACGGCGGCATGGTCCGCTCGAAGAACATCCTCTCGGTGATGATGCAATGCTTCGCCATCACCGGCCTGATGAGCGTCCTGTGGATGGTCTACGGCTATAGCCTGGCCTTCGACACCACCGGCATGGAGGCGGGAGTGACCAACTTCAGCTCCTTCGTCGGCGGCCTGGAGCGCGCCTTCCTCAGCGGCCTGACGGTCGACAGCCTGGTCGGCGCCTTCCCCGAAAGCGTATTCATAACCTTCCAGATGACCTTCGCCATCATCACCCCGGCGCTGATCGTCGGTGCCTTCGCCGAGCGCATGAAGTTCTCAGCGATGCTGATCTTCATGACCGTCTGGTTCACCCTGGTCTACGCGCCGATCGCGCACATGGTCTGGGGCGGCGACGGCGGTCTGATGTGGGACTGGGGCGTGCTGGATTTCGCCGGCGGCACCGTGGTGCACATCAACGCCGGTATCGCCGGTCTGGTGGCCTGCGTGGTGCTGGGCAAGCGCAAGGGCTTCCCGGTCACGCCGATGGCCCCGCACAACCTCGGTCTGACGCTGATGGGGGCGGCCATGCTGTGGATCGGCTGGTTCGGCTTCAATGCCGGCTCGGCGGCCGCCGCCAACGGTACTGCCGGCATGGCCATGCTGGTGACGCAGATCGCCACCGCCGCGGCGGCCCTGAGCTGGATGTTCGCCGAGTGGATCACCCACGGTAAGCCCAGCGCACTGGGCATCGCCTCGGGCGTGGTTGCCGGTCTGGTCGCCATCACTCCGGCTGCGGGCACTGCCGGTCCGATGGGCGCACTGATCATCGGTCTGGCTTCTGGCGTGATCTGCTTCTTCTGCGCCACCAGCCTCAAGCGCAAGCTCGGCTACGACGACTCGCTGGATGCTTTCGGCGTGCACGGCGTCGGCGGCATCGTCGGCGCGTTGCTCACCGGCGTGTTCGCGGCGCCGGCGCTCGGTGGCTTCGGCGAGGTGGAGAACATCGCGCTGCAGCTGTGGATCCAGTTCAAGGGTGTGCTGTTCACCGTGGTCTACACCACCATCGTCACCTTCGTGATCCTCAAGGTGATCGACGCGGTGATGGGCCTGCGGGTGAACGACGAAGAGGAAACCGTGGGCCTGGACCTCAGCCTGCACAACGAACGCGGCTACAACCTCTAG
- a CDS encoding secondary thiamine-phosphate synthase enzyme YjbQ, protein MWQQTLITLRPRPRGFHLITDELQAALPELRRCEVGLLHLWLRHTSASLTVNENADGAVRRDFERFFDRLAPQGEPGYEHDYEGPDDLPAHFKASLLGCQLSVPVSAGRLALGTWQGIYLGEHREQGGARQVLATLHGMQS, encoded by the coding sequence ATGTGGCAACAGACCCTGATCACGCTGCGCCCGCGTCCGCGCGGTTTTCATCTGATCACCGACGAGCTGCAGGCCGCGTTGCCGGAACTGCGGCGCTGCGAGGTCGGTCTGTTACACCTGTGGCTGCGGCATACCTCGGCGTCGCTGACCGTCAACGAGAACGCCGATGGCGCGGTCCGACGCGATTTCGAGCGTTTTTTCGATCGCCTGGCACCTCAGGGCGAGCCGGGCTACGAACACGATTACGAGGGGCCGGACGATCTGCCGGCGCACTTCAAGGCCAGCCTGCTGGGCTGTCAGTTGAGCGTTCCGGTCTCCGCCGGGCGCCTGGCGCTCGGCACTTGGCAGGGCATCTATCTCGGCGAGCACCGCGAGCAGGGAGGCGCCAGGCAAGTGCTGGCGACCCTGCATGGCATGCAGAGTTGA
- the sutA gene encoding transcriptional regulator SutA: MSDEELEQDDLDVTDEEDGEEELSAADDGDEALDDEGTDSERATPTPKKAKAKAAEPDELPSLEAKQKERDALARAMEEFLARGGKVQEVEPNVVADPPKKPDSKYGSRPI; encoded by the coding sequence ATGAGCGACGAAGAACTCGAACAAGACGATCTGGACGTGACTGACGAGGAAGACGGGGAGGAAGAGCTGAGCGCGGCCGACGACGGCGACGAGGCTCTGGACGACGAGGGCACCGACAGCGAGCGCGCCACGCCGACGCCGAAGAAGGCCAAGGCCAAGGCTGCCGAGCCGGATGAGCTGCCCAGCCTGGAAGCCAAGCAGAAGGAACGTGATGCGCTGGCCCGGGCGATGGAAGAGTTCCTCGCGCGTGGCGGCAAGGTGCAGGAAGTCGAGCCGAACGTGGTGGCCGATCCGCCCAAGAAGCCCGACAGCAAGTACGGCAGCCGGCCCATCTGA
- a CDS encoding HAD family hydrolase: protein MNLRLITFDLDDTLWQAKPIIQGAERALRDWLATNAPLLGDFPIEALGAIRRMLIEREPALRHRISELRRRILFHALTDAGYEQAQAQQLTDAGFRVFLDARHAIELAPEVLPTLEWLANHYILGVLTNGNADVRRLGLADYFQFALCAEDLGIGKPDPRPFREALRLAGVSAAEAVHIGDHHEDDIFGAQQAGFRAIWYNPQHLPWQQARRPEAEIHSLTELPGLLRHWRSGC, encoded by the coding sequence GTGAACCTTCGCCTGATCACCTTCGACCTCGACGACACCCTCTGGCAGGCCAAGCCGATCATCCAGGGCGCGGAGCGGGCGCTGCGCGACTGGCTGGCGACCAACGCGCCGCTGCTCGGCGACTTCCCCATCGAGGCGCTGGGCGCGATCCGCCGCATGCTGATCGAGCGCGAACCCGCGCTGCGCCACCGCATCAGCGAGCTGCGCCGGCGGATTCTGTTCCACGCGCTGACGGATGCCGGCTACGAGCAGGCGCAGGCGCAGCAGCTCACCGACGCTGGCTTCCGCGTGTTTCTCGACGCCCGCCATGCGATCGAACTGGCGCCGGAGGTGCTGCCCACGCTGGAATGGCTGGCCAATCACTACATCCTCGGCGTGCTCACCAACGGCAATGCCGATGTGCGACGACTGGGGCTGGCCGACTACTTCCAGTTCGCCCTGTGTGCCGAGGACCTGGGCATCGGCAAGCCCGACCCGCGGCCGTTCCGCGAGGCGTTGCGGCTGGCCGGCGTGAGCGCGGCGGAAGCCGTGCACATCGGCGACCACCACGAGGACGACATCTTCGGTGCCCAGCAGGCCGGCTTCCGCGCCATCTGGTACAACCCGCAGCACCTGCCGTGGCAACAGGCACGCCGGCCGGAGGCCGAAATCCACAGCCTCACGGAGTTGCCCGGCCTGCTCCGGCACTGGCGCTCGGGCTGCTGA
- the xerC gene encoding tyrosine recombinase XerC, with protein sequence MQTDLDRYFQHLHSERQMSPHTLDGYRRDLARVLAFCERQSVQQWAALRGQQVRQLIAELHRQGLSSRSLARLLSSLRGLYRYLNQEGLCAHDPASGVSAPKGEKRLPRLLDTDRAMQLLDGAVEDDFIARRDQAMLELFYSSGLRLSELVGLNLDRLDLAAGLVRVVGKGNKERELPVGRQAREALRAWLPLRALANPADGAVFIGQQGRRLGQRAVHKRVQAAGARELGQRLHPHMLRHSFASHLLESSQDLRSVQELLGHADIGTTQIYTHLDFQHLAKVYDQAHPRARRKQDDES encoded by the coding sequence GTGCAAACCGATCTCGATCGCTATTTCCAGCACCTGCACAGCGAGCGACAGATGTCGCCGCATACCCTGGACGGCTACCGCCGCGATCTGGCCAGAGTGCTCGCCTTCTGCGAGCGCCAGTCGGTGCAGCAGTGGGCGGCGCTGCGCGGCCAGCAGGTGCGCCAGCTGATTGCCGAACTGCATCGCCAGGGACTGTCCAGCCGCAGCCTGGCGCGTCTGCTGTCGTCGCTCCGCGGATTGTATCGCTACCTCAATCAGGAAGGCCTCTGCGCGCATGATCCAGCCAGCGGCGTCAGCGCGCCCAAGGGCGAGAAGCGCCTGCCGCGGCTGCTGGACACCGATCGCGCGATGCAGCTGCTGGACGGTGCTGTCGAGGACGACTTCATCGCCCGTCGCGACCAGGCCATGCTCGAGCTGTTCTATTCCTCCGGGCTGCGCCTGTCCGAGCTGGTCGGTCTGAATCTCGACCGGCTCGACCTGGCCGCCGGGCTGGTACGAGTCGTCGGCAAGGGCAACAAGGAGCGTGAGCTGCCGGTAGGACGCCAGGCGCGCGAGGCGCTGCGCGCCTGGCTGCCGCTGCGGGCGCTGGCCAATCCGGCCGACGGCGCGGTATTCATCGGCCAGCAGGGCCGCCGTCTCGGCCAGCGCGCGGTGCACAAACGGGTGCAGGCTGCCGGCGCCCGCGAGCTGGGCCAGCGCCTGCATCCGCACATGCTGCGCCACAGCTTCGCCAGCCATCTGCTGGAGTCGTCGCAGGACCTGCGCTCGGTGCAGGAACTGCTCGGCCACGCCGATATCGGCACCACGCAGATCTATACCCACCTGGACTTCCAGCACTTGGCCAAGGTCTACGACCAGGCGCATCCACGAGCCAGACGCAAGCAGGACGACGAATCGTGA
- a CDS encoding DUF484 family protein, which produces MTEQTPAAAPLPDAEVVAAYLRAHPEFFVDHDELLTELRLPHQPGAAVSLVERQVKLLRERNIEMRHRLSQLMDVARDNDRLFDKTRRLVLDLLDASSLEEVVSAVEDSLRHEFQVPYVSLILFSDAVLPVGRSVSPAEAQQSIGGLLAGGKTICGALRAHELAFLFGEEHSASVGSAAVVMLDQQLGALAIGSPDPQHYKSSLGTLFLGYIAEVLARVLPRFATPLRSVR; this is translated from the coding sequence ATGACCGAGCAGACCCCGGCCGCCGCGCCGCTGCCCGACGCCGAAGTCGTCGCCGCCTACCTGCGTGCCCATCCGGAATTCTTCGTCGATCACGACGAGTTGCTCACCGAACTGCGCCTGCCGCACCAGCCCGGCGCGGCCGTGTCGCTGGTCGAGCGCCAGGTCAAGCTCCTGCGCGAGCGCAACATCGAGATGCGCCATCGCCTGTCGCAGCTGATGGATGTCGCCCGCGACAACGACCGGCTGTTCGACAAGACTCGCCGGCTGGTGCTCGACCTGCTCGACGCCAGCAGCCTGGAAGAGGTGGTCAGCGCCGTCGAGGACAGCCTGCGCCATGAATTCCAGGTGCCCTACGTCAGCCTGATCCTGTTCAGCGATGCCGTGCTGCCGGTGGGGCGCAGCGTCAGTCCGGCCGAAGCCCAGCAGAGCATCGGCGGCCTGCTCGCCGGCGGCAAGACCATCTGCGGCGCGCTGCGCGCCCACGAACTGGCCTTCCTGTTCGGTGAGGAGCACAGCGCCAGTGTCGGCTCGGCAGCGGTGGTCATGCTCGATCAGCAGCTCGGCGCGCTGGCGATCGGCAGTCCCGATCCGCAGCATTACAAGAGTTCGCTCGGCACGCTGTTCCTTGGTTACATTGCCGAGGTGCTGGCGCGAGTGCTGCCGCGCTTCGCCACGCCGCTACGCTCGGTGCGCTGA
- the dapF gene encoding diaminopimelate epimerase — translation MLLRFTKMHGLGNDFMVIDLVSQHAHIQPKHARQWGDRHTGIGFDQLLIVEPPQNPDVDFRYRIFNADGSEVEQCGNGARCFARFVVDKRLTVKRKIKVETKGGIIELDIRPDGQIRVDMGPPRLKPADIPFQADAEALSYPLDVAGRRVELAAVSMGNPHAVLCVDSVDNAPVHELGPQIEHHPRFPQRVNVGFLQVIDRDHARLRVWERGAGETQACGTGACAAAVAAIRQGWMDSPVQIDLPGGRLSIEWAGPGQPVMMTGPAVRVFEGQVRL, via the coding sequence ATGCTTTTGCGCTTTACCAAGATGCACGGGCTGGGCAACGACTTCATGGTCATCGACCTGGTCAGCCAGCACGCGCACATCCAGCCCAAGCACGCCAGGCAGTGGGGCGACCGCCACACCGGCATCGGCTTCGATCAGTTGTTGATCGTCGAACCGCCGCAGAATCCGGACGTCGACTTCCGCTACCGCATCTTCAATGCCGACGGCTCGGAAGTGGAGCAGTGCGGTAATGGCGCGCGCTGCTTCGCCCGCTTCGTGGTCGACAAGCGCTTGACCGTCAAACGCAAGATCAAAGTCGAAACCAAGGGCGGCATCATCGAGCTGGACATCCGCCCCGACGGGCAGATTCGCGTCGACATGGGGCCGCCCCGCCTGAAGCCCGCGGACATCCCTTTCCAGGCCGACGCCGAGGCGCTGAGTTACCCGCTGGATGTGGCCGGCCGCCGCGTGGAGCTTGCCGCCGTGTCGATGGGCAATCCCCATGCCGTGCTGTGCGTCGACAGCGTCGACAATGCACCCGTGCACGAACTGGGACCGCAGATCGAACACCACCCGCGCTTCCCGCAGCGGGTCAACGTCGGCTTCCTGCAGGTGATCGACCGTGACCATGCGCGCCTGCGCGTGTGGGAACGCGGAGCCGGCGAGACCCAGGCCTGCGGCACCGGCGCCTGCGCCGCGGCGGTCGCGGCGATCCGCCAGGGCTGGATGGATTCGCCGGTGCAGATCGACCTGCCCGGCGGCCGTCTGTCCATTGAATGGGCAGGTCCCGGCCAGCCCGTTATGATGACCGGCCCCGCCGTTCGCGTTTTCGAAGGACAGGTTCGCCTATGA
- the lysA gene encoding diaminopimelate decarboxylase, with the protein MEAFSYRDGQLFAEGVALPALAQRFGTPTYVYSRAHIEAQYRAYADALDGMPHLVCFAVKANSNLGVLNVLARLGAGFDIVSCGELERVLAAGGQPDRIVFSGVGKTRDDMRRALEVGVHCFNVESTDELERLQQVAAELGVKAPVSLRVNPDVDAGTHPYISTGLKENKFGIAIADAEAVYARAAELANLQVVGVDCHIGSQLTSLPPFLDALDRLLGLIDRLAARGIHIRHLDLGGGLGVRYRDEQPPLAGDYIQAVRQRIEGRGLALVFEPGRSIVANAGVLLTRVEYLKHTAHKDFAIVDAAMNDLIRPALYQAWMNVVAVQPRQGEGRRYDIVGPICETGDFLAKDRTLELAEGDLLAVCSAGAYGFVMSSNYNTRGRAAEVLVDGDEAFEVRRRESVQELYAGESLLPR; encoded by the coding sequence ATGGAGGCCTTCTCGTACCGCGACGGTCAACTCTTCGCGGAGGGCGTGGCGCTGCCTGCCCTCGCACAACGCTTCGGCACACCGACCTACGTCTATTCGCGCGCGCACATCGAAGCCCAGTACCGGGCCTATGCCGATGCGCTGGATGGCATGCCGCATCTGGTCTGCTTCGCCGTCAAAGCCAATTCGAATCTGGGCGTACTGAACGTGCTGGCACGCCTAGGCGCTGGCTTCGACATCGTCTCGTGCGGTGAACTGGAGCGTGTGCTGGCCGCCGGCGGCCAGCCGGACCGTATCGTCTTCTCCGGCGTCGGCAAGACCCGCGACGACATGCGTCGCGCGCTGGAAGTCGGCGTGCACTGCTTCAACGTCGAATCCACCGACGAGCTGGAGCGCCTGCAGCAGGTCGCCGCCGAGCTGGGCGTCAAGGCTCCGGTGTCGCTGCGGGTCAACCCGGACGTCGACGCCGGCACCCACCCGTACATTTCCACCGGGCTGAAAGAGAACAAGTTCGGCATTGCCATCGCCGATGCCGAAGCGGTCTACGCCCGCGCCGCCGAGCTGGCGAATCTGCAAGTGGTCGGCGTCGACTGCCATATCGGCTCGCAGCTGACCAGTCTGCCGCCGTTCCTCGATGCGCTGGACCGCCTGCTGGGGCTCATCGACCGTCTGGCCGCGCGCGGCATCCACATCCGTCACCTGGACCTGGGCGGCGGTCTCGGCGTGCGCTACCGCGATGAGCAGCCGCCGCTGGCCGGCGACTACATCCAGGCCGTGCGCCAGCGCATCGAAGGCCGCGGCCTGGCGCTGGTGTTCGAACCGGGTCGCTCGATCGTCGCCAACGCCGGCGTGCTGCTGACCCGCGTGGAATACCTCAAGCACACCGCGCACAAGGATTTCGCCATCGTCGACGCGGCGATGAACGACCTGATCCGCCCGGCGCTCTACCAGGCCTGGATGAACGTCGTTGCGGTGCAGCCGCGCCAGGGCGAAGGCCGCCGTTACGACATCGTCGGACCGATCTGCGAGACCGGCGACTTCCTTGCCAAGGACCGCACCCTGGAGCTGGCCGAGGGCGACCTGCTGGCCGTCTGCTCGGCCGGTGCCTACGGTTTCGTCATGAGCTCCAACTACAACACCCGCGGCCGCGCCGCCGAGGTGCTGGTGGATGGCGACGAGGCCTTCGAAGTACGCCGTCGCGAAAGCGTGCAGGAACTCTACGCCGGCGAAAGCCTGCTGCCCCGTTGA
- the lptM gene encoding LPS translocon maturation chaperone LptM, producing the protein MKRLLLPLVALAILASVLGGCGQKGPLYLPDDEATAKERSKDRFEL; encoded by the coding sequence ATGAAGCGTCTGCTGCTTCCCCTTGTCGCGCTCGCCATTCTCGCCTCCGTTCTCGGCGGCTGCGGCCAGAAAGGCCCGTTGTATCTGCCGGACGACGAGGCCACCGCCAAAGAACGTTCCAAAGACCGTTTCGAACTCTAA
- the cyaY gene encoding iron donor protein CyaY, which produces MSLSEARYHDLVDAAQEEVEDAFDDSALDVDLENSGGVLTVRFANGSQLILSRQPALRQLWVAARSGGFHFDYDEEAALWVCDSSEERLGELLARVTQEQGGEALAFEDL; this is translated from the coding sequence ATGAGCCTGAGCGAAGCCCGCTACCACGATCTCGTCGACGCCGCCCAGGAAGAGGTGGAGGATGCATTCGACGATAGCGCTCTGGATGTCGATCTGGAGAACTCCGGCGGCGTGTTGACCGTGCGTTTCGCCAACGGCAGCCAGCTGATCCTCAGCCGCCAGCCGGCGCTGCGCCAGCTGTGGGTCGCGGCACGCTCCGGTGGTTTTCACTTTGATTACGACGAGGAGGCCGCGCTGTGGGTCTGCGACAGCAGCGAGGAGCGCCTGGGTGAACTGCTGGCGCGCGTCACCCAGGAGCAGGGCGGCGAAGCGCTGGCTTTCGAGGACCTCTGA
- the rnk gene encoding nucleoside diphosphate kinase regulator, whose amino-acid sequence MTSAPSIILTQLDLQRLERLLDSLDEYGPAAEALEQELSRAKVVSRSEMPAGVVTMNSRVHCREEGSGKDYHLTLVYPQDAGKPGTVSVLAPVGTALLGMSVGQHIDWPTPGGKVIKLTLLEVEYQPEAAGDTGL is encoded by the coding sequence ATGACCAGTGCACCGTCGATCATCCTTACCCAACTCGATCTGCAGCGGCTCGAACGGCTGCTCGACAGCCTGGACGAGTACGGCCCGGCTGCCGAAGCGCTGGAGCAGGAGTTGTCGCGGGCGAAGGTCGTCTCGCGCAGCGAGATGCCCGCTGGCGTCGTGACCATGAATTCGCGCGTACATTGCCGTGAGGAGGGCAGCGGCAAGGATTACCACCTGACGCTGGTCTATCCGCAGGATGCCGGCAAGCCGGGCACCGTGTCGGTTTTGGCGCCGGTGGGCACCGCGCTGCTGGGCATGAGCGTCGGCCAGCACATCGACTGGCCGACCCCGGGCGGCAAGGTCATCAAGCTCACGCTGCTGGAAGTGGAATATCAGCCGGAAGCGGCGGGCGACACCGGCCTGTGA
- a CDS encoding class I adenylate cyclase codes for MTRTPPIQPILEEGIDRKVLATLRARFLTLSAARLERAMQGMSTRQQQALKLLPLLFHVNHPLLPGYVAASTPAGLSSFEPDAELLAEAQRLTRSFTYKPLRGRPDQPIWGLYLMGSLGTVAQEEHSDLDVWVCHDPALDARQLDELRRKCDLLTAWAASLGSEAHFFLVDPQRFTQGQRETQLTSDDCGTTQHYLLLDEFYRTAIWLGGRTPVWWLVPAYEEHRYHSYVETLLERRFVRAEDVLDLGHLQQIPPGEFVGAGLWQLYKAIEAPYKSLFKLLLVEVYASQHPQVHCLALAFKQAVYVGQLKIEELDPYICAYRAIEQYLRDRDAPERLELARRCLYLKVNRPLSRPPRNRNKSWQRVLLEQLVRDWQWDERLLARLDDRSRWKVRQVMQERQALANELALGYRFLSDFTRQQQAASSVSRRDLSVLGRRLFATIERKVGKVEVLNIGISPNMAEDSLTLVHGEDAAGDLCWSLFTGSLNAQEWANFAPLKRTRELIPLLAWCHRNGVIDAGTRVSLFAGDSGVSELELFNLLSELRQALPLPLPPVDAQTLLATAQPRTVLLLVNIGLDPLDQRSLLQMPDDGAHSDPLDYAAARENLVLSIDQVQLSSWNELIVSRYEGPHALPDCLRDHLQSLPADGDEVPQLQVRCFSRNRGAAIARRVEELLLEARLQLARVHSRYLLQVRQQFHLLERRPDSVRATSLNDRTALLAHLGEAHHVYRPLRLDRHALKDDDLRLILPLARADCLQLFYRIRGETAELSILDECNALWCQRLPCRDEQQLLMPLLRFLRSVEYRRNARVPLHGDDGEAAFDIQLYRLHGDPREPSASVERRALPQGGTSDACYEVQAIVEPGETRSQVTLYCNHREFSELEYGARLCIAVAEHILSQRRDGERYPCYITDLDLSGMHGSGRSQTVQLLRYKARLEAALNAALAQL; via the coding sequence ATGACCCGCACCCCACCCATCCAGCCGATTCTCGAGGAAGGCATCGACCGCAAGGTGCTTGCTACCCTGCGCGCGCGGTTTCTGACGCTGAGCGCGGCACGTCTGGAGCGTGCGATGCAGGGGATGTCGACGCGCCAGCAGCAGGCGCTCAAGCTGCTGCCCCTGCTGTTTCACGTCAACCATCCGCTGCTGCCCGGCTATGTCGCGGCGAGCACGCCGGCGGGACTGTCGAGCTTCGAGCCGGATGCCGAATTGCTCGCCGAAGCACAGCGCCTGACCCGCTCGTTCACTTACAAACCATTGCGCGGCCGCCCGGACCAGCCGATCTGGGGGCTGTACCTGATGGGCAGCCTCGGCACCGTGGCGCAGGAGGAACACAGCGACCTCGACGTATGGGTCTGCCACGATCCGGCACTCGATGCCCGCCAGCTCGACGAACTGCGCCGCAAATGCGACCTGCTGACGGCCTGGGCTGCCAGCCTGGGCAGCGAAGCGCATTTCTTCCTGGTCGACCCGCAGCGCTTCACCCAGGGCCAGCGCGAGACGCAGCTCACCTCCGACGACTGCGGCACCACTCAGCACTACCTGTTGCTCGATGAGTTCTATCGCACGGCGATCTGGCTCGGCGGTCGCACGCCGGTCTGGTGGCTGGTGCCGGCCTACGAGGAACACCGCTACCACAGCTATGTGGAAACCCTGCTGGAGCGGCGTTTCGTCCGCGCCGAGGACGTGCTCGATCTCGGCCATCTGCAGCAGATACCGCCCGGCGAGTTCGTCGGCGCCGGGCTCTGGCAGCTGTACAAGGCCATCGAAGCGCCCTACAAGTCGTTGTTCAAGCTGCTGCTGGTGGAGGTCTATGCCAGCCAGCATCCGCAGGTGCATTGCCTGGCGCTGGCGTTCAAGCAAGCGGTGTACGTCGGCCAACTGAAGATCGAGGAGCTCGACCCGTACATCTGCGCCTATCGCGCCATCGAGCAATACCTGCGCGACCGCGACGCACCCGAACGCCTCGAGCTGGCCCGGCGCTGCCTGTACCTGAAGGTCAACCGCCCGCTCAGCCGCCCCCCGCGCAACCGCAACAAGAGCTGGCAACGCGTGTTGCTCGAGCAGCTGGTACGCGACTGGCAGTGGGACGAGCGCCTGCTCGCCCGGCTCGACGACCGCAGCCGGTGGAAGGTGCGCCAGGTCATGCAGGAACGCCAGGCGCTGGCCAACGAACTGGCGCTCGGCTACCGCTTCCTCAGCGATTTCACCCGTCAGCAGCAGGCCGCCAGCTCGGTCAGCCGCCGCGACCTGAGCGTGCTCGGCCGTCGCCTGTTCGCCACCATCGAACGCAAGGTCGGCAAGGTCGAGGTGCTCAATATCGGTATCTCGCCGAACATGGCCGAGGACAGCCTGACGCTGGTGCATGGCGAGGACGCCGCCGGTGATCTGTGCTGGTCGCTGTTCACCGGCAGCCTGAACGCCCAGGAGTGGGCGAACTTCGCCCCGCTCAAGCGCACGCGCGAACTGATCCCGCTGCTCGCCTGGTGCCACCGCAACGGCGTGATCGACGCCGGCACCCGCGTCTCGCTGTTCGCCGGCGACAGCGGCGTGAGCGAGCTGGAGCTGTTCAACCTGCTCAGCGAGCTACGCCAGGCACTGCCGCTGCCCCTGCCGCCGGTTGATGCACAGACGCTGCTCGCCACCGCGCAGCCGCGCACGGTGCTGCTGCTGGTCAACATCGGCCTTGATCCGCTCGACCAGCGCTCCCTGTTGCAGATGCCCGACGATGGCGCGCACAGCGACCCGCTGGACTATGCCGCGGCGCGGGAGAATCTGGTGCTGAGCATCGATCAGGTGCAGCTGAGCAGCTGGAACGAGCTGATCGTCAGCCGCTACGAAGGTCCGCACGCGCTGCCCGACTGCCTGCGCGACCATCTGCAGAGCCTGCCGGCCGATGGCGACGAAGTCCCGCAGTTGCAGGTGCGCTGCTTCTCGCGCAATCGCGGGGCGGCCATCGCACGGCGAGTCGAGGAGCTGCTGCTGGAGGCACGCCTGCAGCTCGCCCGCGTGCACAGTCGCTACCTGCTGCAGGTGCGCCAGCAGTTCCATCTGCTCGAACGCCGGCCCGACAGCGTCCGCGCCACCAGCCTGAACGACCGCACCGCGCTGCTCGCCCATCTGGGCGAGGCGCATCACGTCTATCGTCCGCTGCGGCTCGATCGGCATGCGCTCAAGGACGATGACCTGCGCCTGATTCTGCCGTTGGCGCGCGCCGACTGCCTGCAGCTGTTCTATCGCATACGCGGCGAGACGGCCGAGCTGAGCATTCTCGACGAGTGCAACGCACTGTGGTGCCAGCGCCTGCCGTGCCGCGACGAACAGCAGTTACTGATGCCGCTGCTGCGCTTCCTGAGGTCGGTGGAGTATCGGCGCAACGCTCGTGTGCCGCTGCACGGGGATGACGGCGAGGCGGCCTTCGACATTCAGCTCTACCGCCTGCACGGCGACCCGCGCGAACCGTCGGCCAGCGTGGAGCGGCGCGCGCTACCGCAGGGCGGGACGAGCGATGCCTGCTACGAAGTGCAGGCCATTGTCGAACCGGGCGAGACGCGCTCGCAGGTGACGCTGTACTGCAACCACCGGGAGTTTTCCGAGCTGGAATACGGCGCCCGGCTGTGTATCGCGGTCGCCGAACACATTCTGTCGCAGCGCCGCGATGGCGAGCGCTACCCCTGCTACATCACCGACCTGGATCTCTCGGGCATGCATGGCAGCGGCCGCAGCCAGACGGTGCAGCTGCTGCGCTACAAGGCGCGGCTCGAAGCCGCGCTGAACGCCGCGCTGGCGCAGCTCTAA
- a CDS encoding TIGR02647 family protein, which translates to MSYTPELVAELEVLRQFNLENLQEGLKVHHEASPSTIAAFARLHAKGLITQVDGGYLTSLGRDAAEQAQTLLTILCETASA; encoded by the coding sequence ATGTCGTACACCCCTGAGTTGGTCGCCGAACTGGAAGTCCTTCGACAGTTCAATCTGGAAAATCTGCAGGAAGGCCTCAAGGTCCATCACGAGGCCAGCCCGTCCACCATCGCCGCGTTCGCCCGGCTGCATGCCAAGGGCCTGATCACTCAGGTCGACGGCGGTTATCTCACCAGCCTGGGGCGCGACGCCGCCGAACAGGCGCAAACCCTGCTGACCATACTCTGCGAGACCGCCAGCGCCTGA